GAATGTTGTTTATCTCTAATTGTGCAACCGTTCATACATTCACAAAATATAACAAGAttacaatgcaacaacaaaatgaCTCAGGCTAATAATGCAAACAAAAGCATCATAAAGAACAAATTTAGGAATTTTCATTGTTAAGAACCAATCCAAAATAGAGGTTAAACTTAAAGAAATGCATGTGAAATTTTGCCATTTTTTAAACAGAAAATACTAAtatattaattgttaatttgttaatatttgttGGTAGGAAATATTTAGCTTCATAATTAAGACTTCAAATTACTGTCTTTAAGCCAAAATAGTGTATTGTTTAGAGATATCTCAAGCGAGGCAAGTATAATTTTCCCAAAATAATACGCGAATGCAAGACGGAATACAATGATAAAATTGCTTACTCATATAAAGTCAACAAGACAATTCTCACAAGTTTTTACTGTAGCATTTTCAATCTACTATACAATTTACCCTTGTGCATGTTGCCAAATTTTGTCTTGCACTTGACTAATTCATTAATTGTATGTGTAGAAATGTATTCAAAAGTATTACAATCAACACAGCAAATGTTGAGATTCATACACAAGTAGGATCATTTTACAACGAGATAGATCTTGAAATCAAATAACAAGTCAGTCGTGGATTGTTCTACCTTCAATAAATTTCTATGTCCTATAAATACCAGAATGTTGAAGTGCTCTGCCGTATTCTGATATCGTTGAGGAGTTTCTAACCTGTTCCCATATCTTGGCTGAACTTTTTAGCCATTCACGCTCAGACACAGGTCTCTTGAAAGATGGTGGCTTCATGCTTAAAATCTGACAAACAGATAAACATATCACAATGTATCCTGAATTCGGTTGATTATTAAAAAGGATGCAATATAATTACAGTAGCATAACAAACTTGATAAATCCTACAATGAATTATTTGTAGGAAATTCATTTCAGTGTATGTGTGCTCGCATGTGGTGTGTGCATGGAGACGGAAAAAGCTACCTGATCCCGTAATTTCCATAGAGCAGAAATGTAACTCTCATGTTGAACTCTTGGATTGTCctcttttttcttaaatgggATAGCAAACAATTTTAGCGGGTTAGAATCCATGTCAGTATTGTGAAACTTAGAAGATGAATGCTCATCAGGATTGTTTCCAGTGTTTTCTCTAACAAAAGATGATGATTTGAAATCGTGCATGAGTGCCTTGCTCAACAGCCAAACAATTCTAGGACTCAACTCTCGACCTTGTAGCCTGTACAAGCCACATAAAGTAAAGATGAGTGCTTCATCATACAGCAACCTTATTTCAATTAGGGAAGGAAGTGGATAGATACAAAGCTAAaagatttaaaatatataagattGACATGTTTTAAATAGACAAAATACATAAAAGTAGCCAGATTGTCATGGAAACACCAAGGTTGGACATTATAATGCACACGAGTTCATTATAAGGGTTCTGACTCTGAAGAAAGGATATATGATGCACAATTCCAGTATTGTGTTCATGACTCATGTGTTAATGCTAGGATCATGTTGCTATGTGTTTGGGTGTCTTTtgcaattaattttcttttaccaATCAGTACCACTTCACCACTAAAAATCTTCTGCATCTTTGATTCTTCAGTTTCTTAGGAAAGGGGAAATCTTtcaaaaacattgaaataatGTTTTCGTAGATAATGATAAATGAATACTTCTCATTAGTATATTTTTAATCTTGAGCGTATGATAACAACATAGAATGGATTTGGAGAATTTATCCAAATCCCCCAAAATCCTCATTCagtacaatttttgagttccctcAAATTAGGGAGATTTTGTatcatgaagaaaaataaaccgCCCAAAGTCCTTTATTCTTTCCACTCCATCCTTCCTTTTttcaaagccctcccctcctaaACTCATAAACAGACCCTTAGTGAAACATGCAGTGGGTGAGAGTGAGACTCTAATAAAGGTAATTTAAAGGTTAAGTTTCGGAAAACGAGTTCTCTGATATTAATGTCAGAAACTTGATTCCCTTTAAGATCTCATATTTGAGTTTACTCTTTTAAATGGGTTCATGCATATGGCTTGACATGAAATAGATGGGGTTCAACAAAACTTTTGGCTACCAAGGGTCTTGGACCAAGAGGGAGTTTTACTAATAATAAGTAGAAAATCAGGTTATAAAACAAGTTAACCATTTATCActtaacccacttgggttggcctagtggtattggcttggaacttgggagtgtgctcctcctcaaggtctcaggttcgattctctctggtgtcaatttgaggggttagtttagcttcttcaaaaaaaaaaccattcatCACTTCAGATCTTTCAAGAATTCCCCTTAACCAAGTACAAGATGCAAACAGTTTGGAGAAATCATGAAGCATCTTTGGGGTCTATATTGAATGCATTGCAATATGCAATAATTACAGCATTTGATGAATGATGACTCATTTATGCCaattatttccttaaaatatatTCAGGCAAAAAGACATTTCTTACTTGGTGTGTATAAAAACAGGAGTAGCCAAGTATTCACGTTCAGGAACTTTGTTATCTTTCTCAATCCCGGAGTTAGAGCTCTGTGAAAGGGATGAAGCCAGCAAGGATGGGTCTGAAATGTCATGCTTCAGCAAGTCAACCTACATTATAACAAGCACAGCATGGTCAATCATTTCAATACATCAATAGATTTCAcaacataattttataaaagaatCAAGCAAGTGTCTGCACAAGATGTGCAAGACAAAGGTGCCCagaaacagatttttttttcagaagaACTGTCGACTGAAAGACAAGCATATGGCATTTCTTTAATTCAATAACATCATGTGTGTGTCCTTATAAGGTATTCATGGTatgtttggaggggaagggaagggggGGTTACCTTTCTCTTTTAAATTATGAAtactataaaatgatttttaaaatcaattaagtgCGACTGAAGTACTACATGATTATTTATCATGTtgttctttgaatttttttaaaatatcaaatatattttaaaatataatcttAGCCTTCCAAAGCCCTTTCCCTCAAAACCCTACCAGAACCCCCTcctcccaaacagacccttaaaaTCTTCAATGCTCAAAGCCGGCAGAAGGTTGATCAAGTAAGCATCATATGAACAAACCAGAATATCAGCAACAGGAGAAGTCCGGCATTTTTAAAAgcataaagtaaaataaaaatccaagaGGGTAGTTACAAATTTACTAAACTACTAGTTAATTTCTCACTGGGTGAAGAAACAAATCCGAAAGAAGAAGGTAATATGATCCACAAACTGATATTATGGATTCACTTGCTGTTCTTCCCTCTTCAAAATCAGTTGACAGAAAAACAAGATTAGCAAATGACAAGGTCTTCCAACACAAAAACATCTAATAAAGTCCCACTTGCAACAATTCACCGAAATGATCATTGTTAAAATAATGGATGAATCTTAAACCACTAGATTTCATATAACATTGTGCAGTTCAGAAAGTGAAGGGAAGGTCTTGATCGACTAGCccaattccttaaaaaaaattgagctcAGAAGAAGATACCCATCAAATGcattaaataaaagatgaaacCAAAAGGCACAACACTTTTTCAAATGACAGCATACTCAACACCGCATGAAATAATCATAAACACATTAAACACAAAATGAAGCATCAGcaaatatcataaacatcaaaTGCCACATGCTATTATCAAGGACTCCCTCTGACACCACCAGCAGAATATGACATATTGACGCTAGAAAAACAGCAAGCTAGAAAGAATCTTTTAGCATCCCGACGGAAACAAATTGATCAGACAGTAGACACAGCGGTCGCCGGTCggtaaaagttaaaaataaagacCAATTATGATAAAGCTAGAAAGTTTATACAcagaattatatttttatcgAAAAAGTATTCTCTGCTTGGGAGTCACTGTTTACCTGAATATCCATAAGCTCATGAGCCAGTTCAGCTGACAAGGATTCTCCCCTCATCACTGGAATTGTTGAAGAGCCATCAGGTTTTATCGTCTCAGCTAAAACCGAAGCACTGAATACAGgctataaatacaaataacaaataagcacacaaataagaaaaagaagaagaaaactgtTTGAGCAATGAAGTTATCATGGTTAGAACATAGAACCTGTGTATCAAGAAGAATAATACGTTCAGAAGATATCCTTGGTTCAATGCCAATAGAACAATCCTTTGCCATAGCTCTATTCTCTTCAGATTGTATGGCAAAAGGTGGTAGCATCCCTGTGTTCTCATATatcaataaaattattcaaataaatagaaaaaattgaaattatagtAAAGACGCATTCTAGTCCCTAAGACAAATGTTGAACCTAGTGTACTCCTAAAAAATTAGTCCACATATTATTCAACAGAATTACAAAATTATGACAACTTAGTCAATTAAAGGACACATAAATAGTGGCTATAGCGCTAAAATTGGATTCTAACAGTAAGGGGAATATCACATTCACATGTTCAGGACATAGGTGACCATCCCATCAAGATCAGATggtctaaaaaaacaaatttttattttcattttattattcaaaatacCAAGCTTGAATCTGAACCGTCTAATCTTAATTGAACTATTACCGATGTCCCAAATGTGTTAATGTTGGGATTTCTGAATGCAGAGGAGCCAGATTCGTGCACTATAGCATATCAGAAGTCAAACAAATCTCTCTTGTTCTAAAATACACTATTTAGTACCAAGAGAAATGTTAAGAACACTCTATTTCTAACACTCTCTTTAACACATGTCCATTTTCAAATTGTGGGTACCACAGGAGTGTCATCCAATAAGAGAGTGGGTGTTAGAGAAATCGTTAGAAGTAGAGTGTCCATAACACTCCTTAGTACCAAATATTGTCAAATTGCAGCTGTGAAGCTATAACACTATTACGTAgtagaatttgaacaaaatctATTTTCTACAACCGCGAAACACTATTTAAAAGATGTCAATTCTAATCTGTACATTTTTCCCCTTCTAAATTAGATGCGACATTTTGTCgagggactaaattgaataTTTACTACCATCAAAGTAGAGCGTATGTGGTTGTTGCACAAAGTATGATTACATGAGTATTGTAAACTTCGAGATACTGAGTTTAATTCAACCGAAGCACAGACACAAAAAAGACACGTTGACGGTGACACTGCTacaattttgagaaaattacataattcacTGTAATTGTATGTGTCAGTGACACATGTCAGACATGAGACACGTATTCGATAAGAAGTACAAAGTTCCAtctttaatgataaaaaaaaaaatatatatatatatatatatacacacacactcaAAAATCATGTGTGAGTAAAGAAACTAAACGAACCATGAGAAGTTGAATCAAAACCATAAAGTTCATTCATAATCGTAGACTTGCCAACACCAGGTCTCCCAATCACTCCAATCACCGTGAAATCCGTATTCTCAGTCAAAAACTACACCAATTTCATTCTCAGTTGACGAATATCGAATTGTAAAGATTTTAAGCGAAAAATGATGAACTAGAGAGAACGTACGGGGAGAAAGCGATCGAAATGGAAATTCCAAGAATCGGAGAGAAGGTTGAGGGATGCGACGGAAGGAAGATGTGGACGGTGGGGAGTGGAATCTTCTTCGCCGGAACCGCCATAGCTGAGTTTTGAGGTGACGAGTCCGGACTTTGATAGAAGGATCTTTGGAGAAGGAGAGGGGTCTGGTCCCGCCATTTTTTTCGTTTCCTGTTTCCTAATTTTGAAATTGAGATTGCAAGAATGTGAAGGGTTTTGCCTTTTTAAGGAATGTGAAGAAAGGGTTTAACTAGTAGAATTTGAAACAATGCAAGTCAAATCTATCTATTTACATGAGAAATGCTAGCAATACTtacttttcaacactctctttaacatttactattttatttaataaaattaatgtatatcCCACTATTTTGTAtaggttcaattttcaaagtgtagaccCACGATGATTTAAACCAATTAGAAAGTGATTGTTCAAAATAATGTATTGCTAGCATTACTCTACTTACAATATATGATAGCAAGTTACTACCATTCTTACGTAGCTACCCATGTCCAATCTTTCAGTCAAATATTCTCTTCACACTTTCaaggttattttttattaggcttaattgcacttttggacccctatcttttcaaaagttgtggttatggacccctaactaatttaaatacaaaacagtcccttatgttttgattctttggtagttttggacccccaaggcaaaaaaaaaaaaattgacatgtggcacctcacATAGGGTGCCACGTCAATGTTGatcgagtcaacaatggactgggggtccaaaactgccaaagaatcaaaacatatggggctgttttgtatttaaattaattaggggtccataaccgcaacttttagaaaaatagagatccaaaagtgcaattaaacctttttaTTATTCTCGCCGTAAAAACCACTTTTTATCTTATTGGTGCCACAACACCCTATTGCCCAACGGCTAATCAATGTTACATCCTATTATACACATTTTTCTTCATTGAGAAGCAAACCTCCTGTTCACCATCATATCACATTGCAGTCAAACAAAAATACTCTATTAAACTCTCATGTCACTCTCTAACTTTCTATATTCCTCTAAGCAGTTGGAAATCGAGTTTCAAAGCTTCACCTTTCTCAACTAATCGTTCCATTTCTCCCGTTTTCTCATCACCAATCGTTTTTCACTAAGGtatcaaaatctaaaatttctTTTTCGGTTATTAATGCATGTTGTTATTACGTATTTCTTTGGTGTTTTTCCTTATATTGCATTACACAAATTTAGATATGTAGCTTACATGTAGCTAAAAGTTATAATCTTAAATATGCAACCTTGAATGTTTGTTTTTGTAACCATTGATTTAACATGGTTAGAGTAtgttccacataaggcatatgaTATGCATAAGATGAAGTATGCATATGATATACTTAAGAGGTTCAATATGTTAAGCTGCAATCCTGCATCATCGCTAGCTGAGGTGAATTTGAAATTGGTGAttaatgaagatgaagaactaGTTGATCCTACATTGTTCAAGAAGATGGTGGGATCACTGAGGTATTTGTGCAATATTAGGCGTGATATTGCTTATGCACATGGTATAATTAGTAGGTTCATGAGTGAACCAAGAACTTCTCACTTGCTAGCAGCTAAAAGGGTCACGAGATACATTAAGGGAATACTAGAGTATGACATATTGTTTCCTAAATGTCTGATTGAAGATTTCATGGATTTGATAGCTTATTTCGATGCAGATTGGTGTGGAATAAGCAAGATAGAAAGAACACCTTATGCTACCTGTTCAAATTTCTAAATGCTCTGATCTCTTGGTGAGCTAAGAAGAAACCAATGGCAGCCTTGTCAACATGTGAATCTGAGTACATTGCAGGTTGATTGGCAGCCTGTCAAGCAGTTTGGCTTGAATCTATACTAAAGGAGATGAAAATTGAAGTAAATAGACCTATAACTCTGTTTATGGACAACAAATCAGCTATAAACTTGGCTAAAAATCCAGTTCTGCTTGGAAGGAGCACGCACACTGAAGCCAACTTTCATTTTATTAGATTACAAGTAAACAAAGAGGCACTGAATATTATCCATTGATCTACTGATATAAAACTTCCTGATATGTTCACTAAACCTGTGAAGGTTGACATGTTCATCAAACTGAGAAGCCTGATTGGTATGGTGAGAGTGAAAACTTGAATTAAGGAAGgatgttagttttaattcaagttagtATAGTTGATTAGTGTTTTAATCAAGGCTTGTTTGGTTAAAACACATAGTAACCAAGTttgttttgagtttgtttcGTTTTAGCTAGATTTTAGCAAAGGTAGTTAGGGTTTGGGAGATGACTTGTTTTGAAAATCACTATTCTCCTTTTTGCTCATTCCCATCCTGAATTTCCATAATTAACCCAAACTAGAATTTACTACCGTGAGTTAACTGGCCTATGCACGGGCAGTTCAAGTCCCAGTCATGAACCAAAAATCTTATCGGTATGACCTTAATAATACAACCGCGTGAGATTTTGGCCTACGGGGTCCCTCCCAACGTGGTTTGGCCTCGGCATGGGCACATCGAGTCCCAGTTGTGAACGAAACATCCTATCGGCATGAACTTATTAATGAGCAAGCACATGAAATTTTGGCTTGGACATGGGCAGGACGAGGCCCAGTCATGACACCTCCAGGAGCGCCCTGCGGCGTGTCACGGGTAATGAAAAAACCCCAGGTGGATTTTTAGCCTACGGGATCCCAGTCGTGTCCCATTGAACGTGTTTTGGCCTACACACATGCAGGTCGAGTTCGAGTCTGACCTAGTCATGGCACCTCAAAATGCTCTTCCTATATATGTGTCTGATGTGTCATTTTTCATTTGATATTATaggcaataaaataaatagcaaatttcctgatttttttttttgtcaatatcaTCATCACAGTAGTAATCCAAGAGACATTTCAGAGATTTGCCTTCAAATACCAACTCACCACATGCCATGGAAGTATCAAACACATTAATGACGTAAATATTGAAGTCCCTCTGTCAGGGATGGATCTAGACATTGTATATTAGTGTggcaaattttttaaagaaactataatacaattatactaaaaataatatataacatttttttacggCAAATATTATTCATCGTTGAGAGGGTGTAAGACACACCACAACTCGCGGAAAAAACGGCAGAAAATACAAAAGTGACCGTATATAGGCGGCACACTTAAACACCAAAACCATTCGATCATGATGCTGGAATATACAACAAGCAAAATATCCGTAGTCGAAGAACTAGCTTTGTCTCTAGACAACACAGGGAAGAATTTCTTCATCCTATAATTTATAAACACCATTGTACAATAATCAATTATCATAAACA
Above is a genomic segment from Medicago truncatula cultivar Jemalong A17 chromosome 5, MtrunA17r5.0-ANR, whole genome shotgun sequence containing:
- the LOC11432478 gene encoding protein SMG9, translating into MAGPDPSPSPKILLSKSGLVTSKLSYGGSGEEDSTPHRPHLPSVASLNLLSDSWNFHFDRFLPFLTENTDFTVIGVIGRPGVGKSTIMNELYGFDSTSHGMLPPFAIQSEENRAMAKDCSIGIEPRISSERIILLDTQPVFSASVLAETIKPDGSSTIPVMRGESLSAELAHELMDIQVDLLKHDISDPSLLASSLSQSSNSGIEKDNKVPEREYLATPVFIHTKLQGRELSPRIVWLLSKALMHDFKSSSFVRENTGNNPDEHSSSKFHNTDMDSNPLKLFAIPFKKKEDNPRVQHESYISALWKLRDQILSMKPPSFKRPVSEREWLKSSAKIWEQVRNSSTISEYGRALQHSGIYRT
- the LOC112422124 gene encoding uncharacterized mitochondrial protein AtMg00810-like, whose protein sequence is MKYAYDILKRFNMLSCNPASSLAEVNLKLVINEDEELVDPTLFKKMVGSLRYLCNIRRDIAYAHGIISRFMSEPRTSHLLAAKRVTRYIKGILEYDILFPKCLIEDFMDLIAYFDADWCGISKIERTPYATCSNF